The region CGGTGCGAGCCACGCTGATCTGCGTACCGAGACCGCCCTTTCCGAAGAGCACGTCCGCGGCGCCTACGAGGAGCAGCCGGTGTACATCAACCAGGACCCCACGAGCATCACCGTGAGGTTCGACGACGCGGGGCCGGTCATTACGTACCTTGCCCAGCGTCCCGCCGATTGGGACGAGCGGGCCTGACGTTTCGCGAGCTGCCGCAGCGCCCTGACCGCCAGCGTGGTGACGGGCGCCCGCGGTGCCGTACATGACGAGGGCGTAGAACCGCGTCCGGAGGTCGGGTGCCGGCTTCCGTGTGTGACCCAAGCCCTCACCTATGCGTGGAACTCGATCTGTAGAAGTGTGGCTTTGGTCATCCTGTTGCGTGACTCTTGGTATCATGAAGGGGAGTTAAGCATCGGGAGGGCGTGTGAGTCAGTCACCACAAGCAGAGTCTGCGATGAACGCGAGTGACGCCCGCAGGGACCTGTACGCCTTGGTCAAACGCGCTAACGACGACGGGGTCACCACTCTGATCCACCGCGGCTCGAAGCAGGAAGACCGGGTTCTCCTCGCCCCGCTCGACCGGTTCCCGGCCGCGCGGAAGGTCGGCGCGTTCCCCTCCTGGGTGCTGAGCGCGGCACAGAAGGAGTTCGGCACCCTCGTGAGTCGGGCGGCCAGCGGCCAGCCCCAGGTGCTCCGCCGCAGCAGCACACCCGTCGCGGTGCTGCTGCCCGCCGACGGCCCGATCCACAGCAGCCCATCCGACCCGGCCGCGCCTGCTGCGGCAACCGCAGGAGGCGCGGTGACCAGCCAGCCCACTCCCAGCCGCGATGCCGGACGCCGGCTCGCGACACTTGGCGATGCCCTCGGTGACGTCATCACCTCCGGATCAGTGCCCGGTCTCTCCTTCGGCCTGGCGGGCCTGGACGCGGCCACCGGCGGTCTGCACCCCGGACGCCTGGTCCTGGTCGCCGCCCCTCCACAGGTCGGCGGAAGCCTGATCGGCCTCGGGGCGGCCCGGCACACGGCGCTCGCCCTCAACAGCCGTGTCCTGTACGCGGCTTCGGGCCCCAACCGCGCGGACATCACCCGCCGCATCATCGCCGCGGAAGCAGGCGGCGACTACGCCCGTCTCAAGACCGGCACCCTCACCCCGCACGAGCAGGAGGTCGTCCAGCAGCTGAGGAACGCGCCGCTGCTCATCGATGACGGCAGCGACCTGACCGCCGAGGCCATCGCCGAGACCGTCCCCGTGGCCGGGGAGTTGGCGCTCGTCGTCGTCGACCGCCTGCAGCGGGCTCGCAACCCGCGCCTGCCGCTGTCGGGGGAACACCTCCCGGCCGCCAGCCAGGTCCTGCGGGAACTGGCCCGCACCCAGCACGTCCCGGTTCTCGCGGTCGTGGACACCGATGACCCGGCCATCGTGAACCTGCTGGACGCCGACGTCATCCTCACCCTCACCGCGCTCCCCGACACGGGGGAGACGGACGTGACGGTCGCCGAGCGGGATCTGGGCGTCATCGGCCATGCCCGCCTGCGCCCCGACCTCGCGCACGCCCGATTCCTCGACACCCCCACAACCGCCGGCACCACCGCGGCCGCCGGTGTGCGTGCGGGTGGCGACATGGTCTCGGCCACGGTGGGCAGCGACACCGACCGTGAACTGGCGGCGGCCGCCCTTCCCTTCACCTCTGGCGCCTTCCAAGGCTTGCCCGCCGAGGCAACGCATCTGCTGGCCGCGCTGCGTACCGCGCTCGCCGCCGGCAACATCAAGGACCTTGACGAACTCCGCGTACCGCTGCGGGCCCTAGCTGCCGCCGGGCTCCAACTGCCCGGCAACGCCGAGGGGCGCAGCCTCGCCGCCGCGCTGCACGCCTACAACGCGCCCGCACCCGCCAGCACCCCCGCGCCGACTCCGGCGGCTGCCCCCGCTCCTGCAAGCGCGGTCGCGCCGGTTGCGGAGGACAGCGACGAGGCTGAGCGGGATGACGATGACGGCCTGGTGGAGGGCGATGAGGAAGACGAGCCGGAGGGAGCAGTCTTCCCAGCTCTGCGGATCCTCAAGGACTCGGTGGAACGGTCGAAGATGCACCCCGTCCCGGTCATCCGCAAGGACGACCGGGACGGCGGACCGTGGCCCCTGATCAGTGAAGACATGGACGGCGAGCCCCGCTGGGTCCACCCCGACGTGACCAGCACCCGCGTCGCACACGAACGCAACGGCAAGCGCGTGCGGCGCGACCAGCTCGACGTCCCCGCCTCGTTCGGTGACGGTCTGATGTGCCTGATCGACCGCAACGGTTCCTTCCCCTCCGCCTGCTCCGCGGTGCCGCTCGCTCCGAACAGGCTGCTGCACACCGGTCCGCTGGAGGCGTTCGACAAGTCCAAGGCCGGGATCTACCTCATCGAGATCCCCGCCTGGATGCGCACGGACATGCCGCATCCGTTGGGGCGTCTCATCGACCGGCCCGACGAGCAGGGACGGGTGTGGGTGACCACCCCGCACCTCAAGCAGCTCGAACGCCTCTACCGCGACGGCCACTTCGCCGAACCGGTCGTCATCCACGACTCGTGGACGGGCAAGATCAACGAGTCGCTGTTCAAGCCGTTCTACGAAGCAGCCAGGGCCGCCCGCACCGACCTGATCAAAGTCGGCGGCGAGCCGTACAAGAACTACAAGACCCGCCTGTCGATCGCGCTGCGTCTGCTGTGGCCCAAGCGGCCCGACTCGCGCTCCCCGTTCTGGCGGCCGGACTGGCGCATGAGCATGGTCGCCGAAGCCTCGGTCCGCCACTGGACCGTCGCCTTCAAGGCCGTTCAGGCAGGCCACACCCTCATCGCCCTGCGCAACGTGGATGCCGCGATCTTCTGGACCCCCGACGAAACCCCGCCCGACACGTACCGGATTGGCACCGGGTTCGGCGAGGTGAAGGCCAAGTTCATCCAGCCCGGCACGTTCATCCCGGAAGGTGACGACTGATGGCCGGCCCCACCGGACACGGCACTTCCCTCGGCGCCGCGCTGAACGATCTCCTGCGCGCCCAGGTCACCCCTCGCCACCGCCTGGCCTCCTACAGCGCCAAGCACTGGCACGCCCAGCTCAGCCAGCTCACCGGCACCCGCCGCGGCTACGAAGCCTTGGACACCGCCGGCCTCGACGTCCGCCCCGACACCCTGATCAAGTGGCTGTCGGATTCCGAGTACAACGTCCGCCGCAGCTACCGCGATCTCATCCACACCGCGTACGAGAACGTCGCCTTCGTCCCCGCGGAACCGCTCCCCGATACCGTCAAGGACGGCCAGTTCGAGATCAGCGGGCTCGTCAAAACCGGCGCCGACGAACGTG is a window of Streptomyces sp. NBC_01571 DNA encoding:
- a CDS encoding DnaB-like helicase C-terminal domain-containing protein, translating into MNASDARRDLYALVKRANDDGVTTLIHRGSKQEDRVLLAPLDRFPAARKVGAFPSWVLSAAQKEFGTLVSRAASGQPQVLRRSSTPVAVLLPADGPIHSSPSDPAAPAAATAGGAVTSQPTPSRDAGRRLATLGDALGDVITSGSVPGLSFGLAGLDAATGGLHPGRLVLVAAPPQVGGSLIGLGAARHTALALNSRVLYAASGPNRADITRRIIAAEAGGDYARLKTGTLTPHEQEVVQQLRNAPLLIDDGSDLTAEAIAETVPVAGELALVVVDRLQRARNPRLPLSGEHLPAASQVLRELARTQHVPVLAVVDTDDPAIVNLLDADVILTLTALPDTGETDVTVAERDLGVIGHARLRPDLAHARFLDTPTTAGTTAAAGVRAGGDMVSATVGSDTDRELAAAALPFTSGAFQGLPAEATHLLAALRTALAAGNIKDLDELRVPLRALAAAGLQLPGNAEGRSLAAALHAYNAPAPASTPAPTPAAAPAPASAVAPVAEDSDEAERDDDDGLVEGDEEDEPEGAVFPALRILKDSVERSKMHPVPVIRKDDRDGGPWPLISEDMDGEPRWVHPDVTSTRVAHERNGKRVRRDQLDVPASFGDGLMCLIDRNGSFPSACSAVPLAPNRLLHTGPLEAFDKSKAGIYLIEIPAWMRTDMPHPLGRLIDRPDEQGRVWVTTPHLKQLERLYRDGHFAEPVVIHDSWTGKINESLFKPFYEAARAARTDLIKVGGEPYKNYKTRLSIALRLLWPKRPDSRSPFWRPDWRMSMVAEASVRHWTVAFKAVQAGHTLIALRNVDAAIFWTPDETPPDTYRIGTGFGEVKAKFIQPGTFIPEGDD